TGTAGAGGAAGATCAGCACGATCATGACCGAGGCGAGGCCGGCATAGGTTGCGGTATAATTGGCGAAGGTCGCCAGATAATAGGCAAAGATCAGCGCGCCGGCGAGCCAGAGAAGCAGGGTCAGCAGCACGCCCGGGATGACATCAAAGACCCGCCGCTTGCCTGCCGGCAACCAGAGATGCATGACCAGCAATCCGACCGTCAGAACCACCAGCGTGCCGTAAATGCGCCAGCTGAAGACGATGTCGAGCGTGTCGGCAAACAGCGGAAACCAGTTCCTGGCATAATCGAGCGCCAGCGGCACGGCGACCAGCAGGATGCTGATCGCCGCAAAGATGATCACCGCGATCAGCACATAGCCGAGGCTCGCGAGTCGGGTGAAATACCACGGTCTCGTCTCCTGCACCCGGTAGGCGCGGTTGAGCGAGATGCGCAGCGCCTCGACGCCGTTCGAGGCGAAATAGGCGGCCGCCAGCACCGAGATCGTCAGCAGCCCGCCGCGCGGAATTGTCAACACCTGCAGCACCTGGTCGGCGAGCGGCTTGGCAATCGCCTCGGGCCAGGTGTCGAAGATCAGATGGATGGCGGTCGAGGAAAATTGATCGGCGCCGAGGAAGCTTGCAAGCGCCGTGCCGAAGATCAGGAAGGGGAAAACCGCAAGCAGGCTGGACAGCGCCACATGGCTCGCCATGGCAAAGCCGTCGTCCTCGATCATATGACAGATCGCGTCGTAGACCACGTCGTAGATCGTGCGCAGCGCCTTCGGCATTCCGTCTCCGGCTTTCCAGATTGTATCCTCTGGCCGAATATGGGAAACGAGTCCCATTTTGTACAGGAATCATTCCATGGCGGGAGAGCGTACCATCGTCGTGACCGGATGCTCGTCCGGCATCGGCGCTCATTGCGTGCGGGCTCTGAAAGCCGATGGCTGGCGCGTCTTTGCGACGGTGCGCAAGGCGGAAGACCTGCCGGGGCTGGAGGCAGACGGCATTGAAGCCTTGCTGATGGACTATGCCAGGTCCGAGACGATTTCGGAGCTGGTCGACGCGGTCCTGGAACGCAGCGGCGGCCGCATCGACGCGCTTTTCAACAATGGCGCCTACGGCCAGCCGGGCGCCGTCGAAGATCTTTCGACGGCCGCGTTGCGCGCCCAGTTCGAGGCGAATTTCTTTGGCTGGCACGAACTGACGCGGCAGATCATCCCGGCGATGCGCAAACGCCGAGAGGGGCGGATCGTGCAGTGCTCGTCGATCCTCGGCGTCGTGCCCTATCGCTATCGCGGCGCCTACACCGCTTCCAAATTCGCGCTCGAAGGCCTCAGCATCACCTTGCGCATGGAGCTACAGGGCAGTGGCATCCATGTGAGCCTGATCGAGCCGGGACCGATCGCCACGCGTTTCACCGCCAACGCGCTCGCAAAGATCAAGGAGCATATCGACCTTGAGAATTCGCAGCACGCGGCCGACTATGTCAAGCAACTGGCAAGACTTAATGGATCTGGCCC
This Rhizobium sp. NZLR1 DNA region includes the following protein-coding sequences:
- a CDS encoding YihY/virulence factor BrkB family protein, which gives rise to MPKALRTIYDVVYDAICHMIEDDGFAMASHVALSSLLAVFPFLIFGTALASFLGADQFSSTAIHLIFDTWPEAIAKPLADQVLQVLTIPRGGLLTISVLAAAYFASNGVEALRISLNRAYRVQETRPWYFTRLASLGYVLIAVIIFAAISILLVAVPLALDYARNWFPLFADTLDIVFSWRIYGTLVVLTVGLLVMHLWLPAGKRRVFDVIPGVLLTLLLWLAGALIFAYYLATFANYTATYAGLASVMIVLIFLYMIGVIFIIGAEINAALIKFRVFRMFSHTLSIVGRERAERASEPDKAANIGP
- a CDS encoding SDR family oxidoreductase produces the protein MAGERTIVVTGCSSGIGAHCVRALKADGWRVFATVRKAEDLPGLEADGIEALLMDYARSETISELVDAVLERSGGRIDALFNNGAYGQPGAVEDLSTAALRAQFEANFFGWHELTRQIIPAMRKRREGRIVQCSSILGVVPYRYRGAYTASKFALEGLSITLRMELQGSGIHVSLIEPGPIATRFTANALAKIKEHIDLENSQHAADYVKQLARLNGSGPVSRHKLGPEAVYSVLKHALNSKNPRPHYPVTTPAKQGMFLKRLLPADLFYRLMRWTD